In a genomic window of Coprococcus eutactus:
- a CDS encoding helix-turn-helix domain-containing protein — protein MYMNTGYLNHSHMDFKDKSRPLIVGSCGIYRLSEHTKMPTYRPRGRVDFQIIYIAAGCGHFHFDTVDNETIVPAGNIVIFRPKELQKYEYYGEDKTEVYWIHFTGSDVKNILRKYGFPDNERIFPVGTSMEYERVFKRIIIELQRCQDNYEEMLTLLLRHLLIIFQRELTREQVLKNEYLDHEMDTAMTYFNENYNRDINIEEYATSKGMSVSWFIRSFKKFTGSTPMQFIVALRVNNAQVLLETTNYSINEISKIVGYDNQLYFSRLFHKLKGFSPREYRKTRKSEI, from the coding sequence ATGTACATGAACACCGGTTATTTGAACCATTCACATATGGATTTTAAGGATAAAAGCCGACCACTGATTGTCGGTAGCTGCGGAATCTATCGTTTGTCTGAGCACACAAAGATGCCAACCTATCGCCCAAGAGGACGTGTTGATTTTCAGATTATATATATTGCAGCCGGATGCGGACATTTTCATTTTGATACTGTTGATAACGAAACAATTGTTCCCGCTGGTAACATTGTCATATTCCGTCCAAAAGAGCTTCAGAAATATGAATACTATGGGGAAGATAAGACAGAAGTCTACTGGATTCATTTTACTGGAAGTGATGTAAAAAATATCCTAAGAAAATATGGTTTCCCAGATAACGAGAGAATATTCCCGGTTGGTACATCCATGGAATATGAGCGTGTATTTAAGAGAATTATTATAGAATTACAACGTTGTCAGGATAACTACGAAGAAATGCTCACATTATTGCTCCGTCATCTTCTGATCATATTCCAACGTGAGCTTACCAGAGAGCAAGTTTTAAAAAATGAATATCTCGACCACGAGATGGATACCGCCATGACATATTTTAACGAAAATTATAACCGTGATATCAATATAGAAGAATATGCGACATCCAAGGGGATGAGCGTCAGTTGGTTCATACGAAGCTTCAAGAAGTTCACGGGTTCTACTCCTATGCAGTTTATTGTTGCGCTCCGTGTCAACAACGCACAGGTCTTGCTTGAGACAACCAACTATTCCATCAATGAAATATCTAAGATTGTAGGCTACGATAACCAGCTCTATTTCAGCCGATTATTTCATAAGCTGAAGGGATTTTCTCCGAGGGAATATCGGAAAACCAGAAAGTCGGAAATATAA
- a CDS encoding glycoside hydrolase family 2 TIM barrel-domain containing protein: protein MIVPRYYEDLSVLHDNTMPARAYYMPASKRMDDLVEHRELSDRMQLLNGTWKFQYFDSIYDMKDAFYEDGYSVEGFDEIKVPSVWQMAGYDTHQYTNIRYPFPFDPPYVPQDIPCGAYVHTFDYAKDAAAPKAYLNFEGVDSCFYVWLNGTYVGYSQVSHMTSEFDVTDVLREGENRISVLVMKWCDGSYLEDQDKFRMSGIFRDVYLLKRPEKGIRDYRITTQLDSDIARINLTAAFYEPTEVRVKLEDKNGAVVSEGVISESGESTFEIVDYTLWNTENPYLYTIILETEQEVIVDHIALRKIEIKNQVIYLNGQKIKFRGVNRHDSDPVTGFTISMEQIKTDLTLMKQHNFNAIRSSHYPNAPFFYEMCDRYGFMVIDEADIEAHGPFMLYRKEDTDYNRFKRWNEKIADDPVWEAAIVDRVKLMVERDKNRFCIVMWSMGNESAYGCNFEKALAWTKGFDPERITQYESARYRNYDVTYDYGNLDLYSRMYPALTEIEEYLEKDGSKPFLLVEYCHSMGNGPGDFEDYFQMIQAEDKMCGGFVWEWCDHAIAHGVAENGKTIYAYGGDHGEVIHDSNFCMDGLVYPDRRIHTGLLEYKNVYRPARIVSYDAASGELVLHNYMDFDDLKDYVEITYELSQDGLVIGKGKLSEVSVLPHCDGSTTLKLSIPENGKVYLKLFYKLKKDIPLLSKAYVLGFDEIDVSSKGAKNQQAVGWLTKEVPDTGIQVQENDIEIIIKGRDFSYTVNKRTALFDSLTFAGREYMNHPMELNIWRAPTDNDMYIKAEWKKAHYNEAYTRAYKSEVIQGKHGVTVVSQASVVAATVQKIMDVTITWTIDAAGRIGADIAVKKDEEFPDLPRFGVRMFLDKKLTDAGFFGMGPQESYRDKHRAASHGLYRLKVSDMHEDYIRPQENGSHYDCDYVELGNSQYGITAVAEEDTFSFNASFYTQEELEEKAHNYELIESDSTVFCLDYAQNGIGSNSCGPDVLEAYRFDDRLFRFRFTLVPYVKG, encoded by the coding sequence ATGATCGTGCCACGTTACTATGAGGACTTAAGTGTATTACATGACAATACGATGCCGGCGAGAGCTTATTACATGCCGGCTTCCAAGCGGATGGATGACCTGGTAGAGCACAGAGAGCTGTCAGACAGAATGCAGCTTTTGAATGGTACATGGAAGTTTCAGTATTTTGACAGCATCTATGATATGAAGGATGCCTTTTATGAGGATGGTTATTCGGTTGAGGGCTTTGACGAGATCAAAGTTCCGAGTGTATGGCAGATGGCAGGTTATGATACACACCAATACACAAATATCCGTTATCCATTTCCGTTTGATCCGCCATATGTGCCACAGGATATTCCATGTGGAGCTTATGTGCATACCTTTGACTATGCAAAGGATGCTGCAGCACCAAAGGCATATCTTAACTTTGAAGGTGTGGATAGCTGCTTTTATGTATGGTTAAACGGCACCTATGTAGGCTACAGTCAGGTGAGCCACATGACCAGTGAGTTTGATGTGACAGACGTATTGCGGGAAGGAGAGAACCGGATTTCCGTGCTTGTGATGAAGTGGTGCGACGGTTCGTACCTTGAAGATCAGGACAAGTTCCGTATGAGCGGAATCTTCCGTGATGTGTATCTCTTAAAACGTCCGGAAAAGGGAATTCGTGATTATCGCATTACAACACAATTAGATTCAGACATTGCAAGGATAAATCTTACAGCAGCATTTTACGAGCCGACAGAGGTTCGGGTAAAGCTCGAGGATAAGAATGGAGCAGTTGTTTCCGAGGGTGTTATTTCCGAGAGTGGAGAATCGACTTTTGAGATTGTAGATTATACACTCTGGAATACAGAGAATCCGTATCTGTATACGATTATTCTGGAGACGGAGCAGGAGGTAATCGTAGACCATATAGCACTCCGCAAGATCGAGATCAAGAATCAGGTAATCTACTTAAATGGACAGAAGATTAAATTCCGTGGTGTGAACCGCCATGACTCCGATCCGGTCACCGGATTTACAATTAGCATGGAGCAGATCAAGACAGACCTTACCCTGATGAAGCAGCACAACTTCAATGCCATTCGTTCCAGCCATTATCCAAATGCACCATTTTTCTATGAAATGTGCGACCGCTATGGATTTATGGTGATTGACGAGGCAGATATCGAAGCACACGGACCATTTATGCTGTATCGAAAAGAGGATACGGATTACAACCGCTTTAAGCGTTGGAATGAGAAGATAGCAGATGATCCGGTATGGGAAGCTGCGATTGTTGACCGTGTGAAGCTGATGGTGGAGCGTGACAAGAACCGGTTTTGTATCGTGATGTGGTCTATGGGAAATGAAAGCGCTTATGGCTGCAACTTTGAGAAGGCACTGGCATGGACAAAGGGATTTGATCCGGAACGTATCACGCAGTATGAGAGTGCCAGATACCGCAATTACGATGTAACCTATGATTACGGGAATCTTGACTTATACAGCCGAATGTATCCGGCACTTACTGAGATAGAGGAATATTTGGAAAAGGATGGCAGCAAACCATTCCTTCTGGTGGAATACTGCCACAGTATGGGAAATGGTCCCGGAGATTTTGAAGATTATTTCCAGATGATACAGGCAGAGGATAAGATGTGCGGTGGTTTCGTATGGGAGTGGTGCGATCATGCAATCGCCCATGGTGTAGCCGAAAATGGCAAGACGATCTATGCCTATGGCGGCGATCATGGCGAAGTAATCCATGACAGCAACTTCTGTATGGATGGTCTGGTATATCCGGACAGAAGGATACACACCGGACTTTTGGAGTACAAGAATGTATACCGACCGGCAAGAATAGTATCGTATGATGCAGCAAGCGGTGAGCTGGTGCTTCACAACTATATGGATTTCGATGATTTGAAGGATTATGTTGAGATTACTTACGAGCTGTCACAGGATGGACTTGTGATCGGAAAGGGGAAGCTTTCTGAAGTATCCGTATTACCGCATTGTGATGGAAGCACGACCTTAAAGCTTTCAATTCCGGAGAATGGAAAGGTATATCTGAAGCTGTTCTATAAGCTGAAGAAGGACATTCCGCTTCTTTCCAAGGCGTATGTCTTAGGCTTTGACGAGATAGATGTAAGCAGTAAGGGTGCAAAGAATCAGCAGGCAGTAGGCTGGCTTACAAAGGAAGTGCCTGATACGGGTATTCAGGTACAGGAAAATGATATAGAGATCATCATAAAGGGACGGGATTTCTCCTATACGGTCAACAAGCGGACAGCACTTTTTGACAGCCTGACATTTGCAGGCAGAGAATATATGAATCATCCGATGGAACTGAACATCTGGAGAGCACCGACGGATAACGATATGTATATCAAGGCAGAGTGGAAGAAAGCCCACTACAACGAAGCCTATACAAGAGCATACAAGTCAGAGGTGATTCAGGGAAAGCACGGAGTAACTGTTGTAAGTCAGGCTTCGGTCGTGGCAGCAACCGTGCAGAAAATTATGGATGTGACAATCACTTGGACGATTGACGCAGCCGGAAGAATTGGAGCGGATATCGCAGTGAAAAAGGATGAGGAGTTTCCGGATCTACCAAGATTTGGTGTGCGGATGTTCTTAGATAAGAAGCTTACAGATGCAGGGTTCTTCGGTATGGGACCGCAGGAAAGCTACCGGGACAAGCATAGAGCAGCAAGCCACGGATTGTATCGTCTGAAGGTTTCCGATATGCATGAGGACTATATTCGCCCACAGGAAAACGGAAGTCATTACGACTGCGATTATGTGGAGCTTGGCAACAGCCAGTACGGTATCACTGCCGTTGCAGAGGAGGATACATTTTCATTCAATGCGTCCTTCTATACACAGGAGGAGCTGGAAGAAAAGGCACATAACTATGAACTGATAGAATCGGACAGTACGGTATTCTGTCTTGATTATGCACAGAATGGAATAGGCTCTAACAGCTGCGGACCAGACGTGTTAGAAGCATACAGATTTGATGATAGATTATTCCGGTTCCGGTTTACACTGGTTCCGTATGTGAAAGGATAA
- a CDS encoding AraC family transcriptional regulator codes for MVEGKAYVEAGEENYVLEPGDLIVFYPQMAHAIYSTGQLPIRYYVLKFDPAHLNISGSALPSISSLIAMAAVEQKLSVYFSKEKFNQEKMKQLIQGSVKALEEKQFGYDIIMHSNYCLLMAEILRIWKQEGFQIKKRKKETVLSEKFTEVSEYISQHYQEDLSVAELAEKFHMSYSYFAAIFKEYYGQTCKEMILTVRLQKAEDLLQFTDFDLTYISQETGFCDCSHFIKAFKQKYGVTPRKYRMKEKSFDFVSRK; via the coding sequence ATGGTGGAGGGAAAGGCGTATGTAGAGGCAGGAGAAGAGAATTATGTATTGGAACCGGGAGATCTGATCGTATTTTATCCACAGATGGCTCATGCAATTTATTCAACAGGACAGCTTCCAATCCGTTACTATGTCCTGAAATTCGATCCGGCACATCTGAATATATCCGGTTCAGCACTTCCATCGATTTCGAGTCTGATCGCCATGGCCGCAGTGGAGCAGAAGCTATCGGTTTATTTTTCGAAAGAGAAATTTAATCAGGAAAAAATGAAGCAGCTGATTCAGGGATCAGTGAAGGCGTTAGAAGAAAAGCAATTTGGTTATGACATTATTATGCATTCGAATTATTGTCTTCTTATGGCAGAAATTCTTCGTATCTGGAAGCAGGAAGGCTTTCAGATAAAAAAAAGGAAAAAGGAAACTGTATTAAGCGAAAAATTTACAGAGGTATCTGAGTACATTTCACAGCACTACCAGGAAGATCTCTCGGTGGCGGAGCTGGCAGAAAAATTTCATATGAGTTATTCGTATTTTGCCGCAATATTCAAGGAGTACTATGGACAGACCTGCAAGGAGATGATTCTCACGGTAAGACTGCAAAAAGCGGAGGACTTATTGCAATTCACAGATTTTGACCTAACTTATATCAGCCAGGAGACAGGATTTTGTGACTGCAGCCATTTTATCAAGGCGTTTAAACAGAAGTATGGAGTGACACCGAGGAAGTATAGGATGAAGGAGAAAAGTTTTGATTTTGTATCACGGAAGTAA
- a CDS encoding AraC family transcriptional regulator, producing MHLSFVDTKEEILALKRKSKHVAPHLHNALEIVCVTNGTLELGVGQELYHMEKGDIGFVFPDIIHHYQVFSSGVNKAVYIISPPFAIGKYADIIQTMAPDYPIIKAEMVEPEVYRVINTILDTDHMDIAVIQAYLQILIARCIGKLKLVDKGDVGSKDLVYQAVSYVSGNFRKNFSLDDMARDLGVSKYVLSRTFSKTFHRNFNQYLNDARLNYACHRLENTSDAITNICYDSGFESQRTFNRVFKERYKVTPSEYRNTSRTDIIS from the coding sequence ATGCATTTATCATTTGTTGATACAAAAGAAGAAATATTAGCTTTAAAAAGAAAATCGAAGCATGTTGCTCCGCATTTACATAATGCATTGGAGATCGTATGTGTGACAAATGGAACACTGGAGCTGGGAGTTGGACAAGAGTTATACCACATGGAAAAGGGAGATATTGGTTTTGTATTTCCTGATATTATCCATCATTATCAGGTTTTCTCTTCGGGAGTGAATAAGGCGGTTTACATTATTTCTCCACCTTTTGCGATTGGGAAATATGCTGATATTATACAGACGATGGCACCGGATTACCCAATCATAAAGGCAGAAATGGTGGAGCCGGAAGTATACCGGGTAATTAATACCATCTTAGATACAGACCACATGGATATAGCAGTTATACAGGCATACCTGCAGATTTTGATTGCAAGATGCATTGGAAAGCTGAAACTGGTCGATAAAGGAGATGTGGGAAGTAAAGATCTTGTCTATCAGGCAGTATCGTACGTGTCTGGTAATTTTAGAAAGAATTTCTCGTTAGATGATATGGCAAGAGATTTGGGAGTGAGCAAGTATGTTTTATCACGAACATTCTCCAAAACATTCCATCGTAATTTCAATCAATATCTGAATGATGCAAGACTAAATTATGCTTGCCATCGCTTAGAAAATACCAGTGATGCCATTACAAATATATGCTATGATAGCGGATTTGAAAGTCAGAGAACATTCAATCGGGTATTTAAGGAACGATACAAAGTTACACCGAGCGAATACAGAAATACAAGCCGTACAGATATAATATCGTGA
- a CDS encoding glycoside hydrolase family 113 has translation MKIQNQFGYIKGITFAPFHKRGSLSTQTARDSFDYMIEHTAADFVILAPVGLQDHAHSEEICYTSSATFSDEELINMIRYAKSKRIRVALKPTVNCKNGVWRAYISFFEKDVPCEPKWENWFASYTEFQTHYAKIAEAEQCDLFIAGCEMVMTEHRSEEWRNVIAAIRNYYHGPVSYNTDKYQEENVTWWDCVDMISSSGYYPIDQWEQELDRIEKVVQKFKKPFFFAEAGCMSRKGSSLVPNNWAIQGDLCLEEQPDWYRAMFEACAKRSWVNGFAMWEWAPVIPSRSIASRDTSYEICNKPIQEVIKDYYGRDTRK, from the coding sequence ATGAAAATTCAAAATCAATTTGGATATATTAAAGGAATTACATTTGCCCCATTTCACAAACGTGGTTCTCTTTCTACACAGACTGCCCGTGACAGTTTTGATTATATGATAGAACACACTGCTGCTGATTTCGTAATCCTTGCTCCTGTAGGGCTACAGGACCACGCACACTCAGAAGAGATCTGTTACACTTCCAGTGCCACATTCTCAGATGAAGAATTAATCAATATGATCCGCTATGCAAAAAGCAAGCGCATCCGTGTTGCCTTGAAACCTACCGTTAATTGTAAAAATGGTGTCTGGCGTGCTTACATCAGTTTCTTTGAAAAAGATGTTCCATGTGAACCGAAATGGGAAAACTGGTTTGCCTCTTACACAGAATTCCAGACACACTATGCCAAAATTGCAGAAGCCGAACAATGTGATCTTTTTATTGCAGGATGTGAGATGGTAATGACGGAACACCGCAGTGAAGAATGGAGAAACGTAATCGCTGCGATCCGAAACTATTACCACGGACCTGTTTCCTATAATACCGATAAATATCAGGAAGAAAATGTAACCTGGTGGGACTGTGTCGACATGATTTCTTCCAGCGGATATTATCCGATTGATCAGTGGGAACAGGAACTTGACCGTATTGAAAAAGTCGTTCAGAAATTCAAGAAACCATTCTTCTTCGCCGAAGCAGGATGCATGTCCAGAAAAGGATCCTCACTGGTGCCTAACAACTGGGCAATTCAGGGAGATTTATGTCTGGAGGAACAGCCAGACTGGTATCGTGCTATGTTTGAGGCCTGTGCAAAGCGCTCATGGGTCAATGGTTTTGCCATGTGGGAATGGGCCCCGGTTATTCCGTCCAGAAGTATTGCATCAAGAGATACCAGCTACGAAATCTGCAACAAACCGATACAGGAGGTTATTAAAGACTACTATGGGAGAGACACAAGAAAATAG
- a CDS encoding MFS transporter, with protein sequence MEEKKYLKWYNKVGYGSGDIAGNVVYAFLTSFVMIYLTDSVGLAAGIVGTLIAVSKLFDGFTDIFFGSMIDKTHSKMGKAKPWMLYGYIGCAITLVCCFAVPTSWGNTAKYAWFFIAYTLLNGVFYTANNIAYSALTSLITKNSKERVQMGSYRFIFAFSTSLLIQSVTVKFVDYCGGDAAAWRTVAIIYAIIGLIVNTISALSVKELPEEELNEGEVKGDEEKYGLVQAFKLLVKNKYYMMICGTYILQQLYSAMIGAGIYYMTWVLKNKNLFGQFAWAVNIPLIIALIFTPTLVGKWNGMYKLNLRGYIIAVIGRALVVVAGYMGSIPLMLAFTALAALGQGPWQGDMNAVIASCSEYTYLTQGKRIDGTMYSCTSLGVKIGGGIGTAVCGWLLELSGYVGTNATQPQSALDMMQFMYLWLPLILDVLIMIVLSRMNVEAVNEKLKAEKGIKSDEVTDATKY encoded by the coding sequence ATGGAAGAAAAAAAGTATTTAAAATGGTATAACAAAGTCGGATACGGATCCGGCGATATAGCAGGAAATGTAGTATATGCATTTTTAACATCCTTTGTGATGATTTATCTGACGGATTCAGTCGGACTTGCAGCAGGTATAGTAGGTACGTTGATCGCAGTTTCCAAACTGTTTGACGGATTTACAGACATTTTCTTTGGCTCGATGATTGACAAGACACACAGCAAGATGGGTAAGGCGAAACCGTGGATGCTTTACGGCTACATTGGATGTGCGATTACACTGGTATGTTGTTTTGCGGTTCCTACAAGCTGGGGAAATACAGCAAAATATGCATGGTTCTTTATTGCATATACATTGTTAAATGGTGTGTTTTATACAGCAAATAATATTGCGTATTCTGCACTTACTTCTTTGATTACGAAGAACAGTAAAGAGCGTGTGCAGATGGGATCTTATCGTTTCATCTTCGCATTTTCTACAAGCCTTTTGATCCAGTCTGTAACCGTAAAATTTGTTGATTACTGCGGTGGAGATGCAGCAGCATGGAGAACGGTAGCAATCATCTATGCAATTATCGGTCTGATTGTAAATACAATCTCAGCGCTCTCCGTAAAAGAGCTTCCGGAGGAGGAGCTTAACGAGGGAGAAGTAAAAGGAGATGAAGAAAAGTATGGACTGGTTCAGGCATTTAAGCTTCTTGTAAAGAACAAGTATTATATGATGATCTGTGGAACATATATTTTACAGCAGCTTTATAGTGCCATGATCGGTGCTGGTATCTACTACATGACATGGGTATTGAAGAACAAGAATCTTTTTGGTCAGTTCGCCTGGGCGGTGAATATCCCGCTTATTATAGCTCTTATCTTTACTCCGACACTCGTTGGTAAGTGGAATGGTATGTACAAGCTGAATCTCAGAGGATATATCATTGCCGTTATTGGTAGAGCGTTGGTTGTTGTAGCAGGATATATGGGAAGTATTCCTCTTATGCTGGCATTTACAGCCCTTGCAGCACTTGGACAGGGCCCATGGCAGGGAGATATGAACGCAGTGATTGCTTCTTGTTCAGAGTATACTTATCTGACACAGGGAAAGAGAATTGACGGAACTATGTATTCTTGTACATCACTGGGTGTAAAGATTGGTGGAGGAATCGGAACTGCAGTATGTGGCTGGTTATTAGAGCTTAGTGGTTATGTCGGAACAAATGCAACACAGCCGCAGTCAGCACTTGATATGATGCAGTTTATGTATTTATGGTTGCCATTGATCCTTGATGTGTTAATTATGATTGTTCTTTCCAGAATGAACGTGGAAGCTGTAAATGAAAAATTGAAAGCTGAAAAGGGAATTAAGTCTGATGAAGTAACAGACGCAACAAAGTATTAA
- a CDS encoding ABC transporter ATP-binding protein, translating into MGETQENSIQQTSEQDLWQEEAAVMHIFSRNRKNNLRTLLSLFKGHYGALVGSIFFFIIKHSPTWVLPIVTANIINAVTDHNGNITKILILNTILMIAFLVQNIPTNYIHTWLYAKTVRTVEKELREALVCKLQQLSITYHKEMQSGRLQSKIMRDVEQIQNLASQIFISLLTIILNIGVSFGVVIFKSRIVFLFFLCTIPVSVLIIVGFKGKIKTHNRAFRKEMEETSAKVMEMVEMIPVTKAHALEDQEARKMSEQLRKVAEKGLQLDMIQTYFSSISWVAFQIFQVFCLAFTAYIAWRGIIGVGDITLYQTYFSSIVAQIASIVTLLPIIAKGLESVESIGDVLCANDIEDNCRKKKVVDLKGEITFQDVSFTYKGNEKPVLSHLNFKIQPGETVAFAGGSGSGKTTILNLAIGFLKADSGQVLVDGNDLMELDLHSYRKQIAVVPQQSILFTGTLRENITYGSESISEEQLWNVIRAANLEEVVQKLPDGLDTMITEHGENLSGGQRQRISIARAFLRNPKILILDEATSALDSISEKKIQDSIQKLVKGRTTLIVAHRLSTIRNADRIAVIEKGNVLECGSYEELLEKKGAFYRMEKM; encoded by the coding sequence ATGGGAGAGACACAAGAAAATAGCATACAACAAACTTCAGAACAGGATCTCTGGCAGGAAGAAGCTGCCGTGATGCACATCTTCAGCCGGAACAGAAAAAATAACCTGCGCACGCTTCTTTCTCTTTTCAAGGGACACTATGGCGCGCTGGTTGGTTCCATTTTCTTTTTCATTATCAAGCATTCCCCAACCTGGGTTCTTCCAATCGTCACAGCTAATATTATCAATGCAGTGACAGACCACAACGGGAATATTACCAAAATTCTGATTCTGAATACCATCCTTATGATTGCATTTCTGGTACAGAACATACCAACCAACTACATCCATACCTGGCTCTATGCTAAAACGGTACGAACAGTAGAGAAAGAACTGCGCGAAGCCCTAGTCTGCAAGCTTCAGCAATTGTCGATTACCTATCACAAGGAAATGCAGTCCGGAAGGCTTCAGTCGAAGATCATGCGAGATGTAGAACAGATACAAAATCTTGCATCTCAGATCTTTATCTCTCTTTTGACTATCATTCTGAACATTGGTGTATCCTTCGGAGTGGTCATCTTCAAAAGTCGGATCGTATTTCTTTTCTTCCTCTGCACGATACCGGTTTCTGTTTTGATCATTGTTGGTTTTAAAGGAAAAATCAAAACCCATAACCGTGCTTTCCGTAAAGAAATGGAAGAAACTTCTGCAAAAGTAATGGAAATGGTTGAAATGATTCCTGTAACTAAAGCTCACGCTCTGGAAGATCAGGAAGCCCGTAAAATGAGTGAACAGCTTCGTAAAGTTGCTGAAAAAGGGCTTCAGCTTGATATGATTCAGACATACTTTTCTTCAATCAGCTGGGTTGCATTTCAGATCTTTCAGGTATTCTGTCTTGCATTTACAGCCTACATTGCATGGAGAGGAATCATCGGTGTCGGAGATATCACCTTATACCAGACTTATTTTTCCAGCATCGTCGCTCAGATTGCAAGTATAGTGACTTTGTTGCCAATCATTGCGAAAGGCCTGGAATCCGTTGAATCGATTGGTGATGTGCTTTGTGCAAATGATATTGAGGACAACTGTAGGAAGAAAAAAGTAGTTGATCTGAAAGGTGAGATTACATTTCAGGATGTATCTTTTACTTATAAAGGCAATGAAAAACCGGTATTAAGTCATCTGAACTTCAAGATTCAGCCGGGGGAGACAGTTGCCTTTGCCGGTGGTTCCGGCTCTGGAAAAACAACAATCCTCAATCTTGCCATCGGTTTCCTGAAAGCTGACAGCGGACAGGTATTGGTTGATGGAAATGACCTGATGGAACTGGATCTGCACAGCTACCGAAAGCAGATTGCCGTCGTTCCACAACAGTCCATTCTCTTCACCGGAACTCTCCGCGAGAATATCACCTATGGATCTGAATCTATCTCCGAGGAACAGTTATGGAATGTCATCCGTGCAGCCAACCTGGAAGAAGTTGTCCAGAAACTGCCTGATGGTCTGGACACGATGATAACAGAACATGGGGAAAATCTTTCCGGCGGACAACGGCAGCGCATCTCCATTGCCCGTGCATTTTTACGGAATCCGAAGATCCTGATTCTGGATGAGGCAACTTCTGCGCTTGACAGCATCTCTGAAAAGAAGATTCAGGATTCAATCCAGAAACTTGTGAAAGGACGTACCACACTGATCGTAGCCCACCGTCTGTCTACCATTCGCAATGCTGACCGGATTGCTGTGATTGAAAAAGGAAATGTTCTGGAATGTGGCTCTTACGAAGAATTGCTAGAGAAAAAAGGCGCATTTTATCGGATGGAGAAAATGTAA
- a CDS encoding helix-turn-helix transcriptional regulator: MAVTNNIREIREQRGIYQDDLAAAIGFSTKTVGRIERGDSTPSAEFMLRISKYFNLLVEDVFHVED; this comes from the coding sequence ATGGCGGTTACCAATAATATCCGAGAAATCCGAGAACAGCGTGGCATTTACCAAGATGACCTTGCCGCCGCTATCGGATTCAGCACCAAAACTGTCGGCAGGATAGAACGTGGGGACAGCACCCCATCTGCCGAGTTTATGCTACGGATTTCTAAATACTTTAATTTATTGGTGGAAGATGTCTTCCATGTAGAAGATTGA